The following coding sequences are from one Paenibacillus sp. JDR-2 window:
- a CDS encoding sensor histidine kinase, with product MIVRLFRGGKWQLLTMFVASSVTALLLGIAVWAGLADGDYVQTEVRYGAVSVFLLVSAGFGYWTGQHIQRRIDTLQLALKQAVNGNFQVRITESGDSSFSELYREFNDLAELMEERMKRLQMTGEEQVMSQAASNEAAVQEERKRLARDLHDTVSQQLFAMHMCASSLPKLQEIDRERAASVLDQLIQMSTLAQKQMRIFIAQLRPMELEGRTLLEALDKWFPDYCRQNGLQGVFDWRLTEPLTEAKEHQLFLIVQEAMANVVKHSGAQGCSLSLTENERQVVLSLQDDGAGFRADQVRRGSYGLSTMQERAQQLGGLAEIISKPGSGTRVKVTIPKMWRRNENDDRD from the coding sequence ATGATCGTTCGATTGTTCCGCGGCGGCAAATGGCAGCTGCTCACGATGTTTGTGGCTTCTTCCGTAACCGCGCTGCTGCTTGGAATCGCCGTGTGGGCAGGATTAGCAGACGGGGACTATGTGCAGACGGAAGTGCGCTACGGCGCAGTGTCCGTCTTTCTGCTTGTCAGCGCAGGCTTCGGGTACTGGACGGGCCAGCATATTCAGAGACGGATCGATACGCTTCAGCTTGCGCTTAAGCAAGCGGTAAACGGAAATTTTCAGGTCCGGATTACGGAATCCGGCGACTCTTCTTTTTCGGAGCTGTACCGCGAATTTAACGATCTTGCCGAGCTGATGGAAGAGAGAATGAAACGCCTCCAGATGACCGGAGAAGAACAGGTGATGTCGCAAGCGGCTTCTAATGAAGCAGCGGTTCAGGAGGAACGCAAACGGCTGGCCCGGGATTTGCACGATACGGTCAGCCAGCAGCTGTTCGCCATGCATATGTGCGCTTCCTCGCTGCCGAAGCTGCAGGAGATCGACCGGGAGCGGGCAGCCTCCGTGCTGGATCAGCTTATTCAGATGTCAACGCTCGCGCAGAAGCAGATGCGGATCTTTATCGCGCAGCTTCGGCCGATGGAGCTTGAAGGGCGCACGCTGCTGGAGGCGCTTGATAAATGGTTTCCGGATTATTGCCGGCAGAACGGTCTGCAGGGCGTATTCGACTGGCGGTTGACCGAGCCGCTTACGGAAGCCAAGGAGCATCAGCTGTTCCTGATCGTTCAAGAGGCGATGGCGAATGTCGTAAAGCATTCCGGCGCGCAGGGCTGCTCGCTAAGTCTGACGGAGAATGAACGGCAGGTGGTGCTTAGTCTGCAGGACGATGGAGCGGGCTTCCGCGCGGATCAGGTAAGACGCGGATCTTACGGATTGTCTACGATGCAGGAACGGGCCCAGCAGCTTGGCGGTCTCGCTGAAATTATAAGCAAGCCGGGCAGCGGCACTAGAGTAAAGGTTACGATACCGAAAATGTGGCGGAGGAATGAAAACGATGACCGGGACTAA
- a CDS encoding response regulator, which yields MTGTNTLKVMIVDDHDMVRTGLRTYLMLEPKFEVVAEAGSGQAAISMLEAGLPSGLPDVILMDLMMPGMDGIETTRQLIVEYPNLKIIMLTSFLEDDKVYGAIEAGAVSYVLKTVSAEELIYALHGAVKGMPVMTADVSQALTRGLRQRTAQSGDEELTEREKEVLLLIAEGRSNKEIGEELHISVKTVKTHVSNLLMKCELEDRTQLAVLAHRKGWVKNT from the coding sequence ATGACCGGGACTAATACGTTAAAAGTTATGATTGTGGACGACCATGACATGGTGCGAACAGGCTTGCGCACGTATTTAATGCTGGAGCCCAAATTTGAGGTTGTAGCTGAAGCGGGCAGCGGACAGGCTGCGATTTCGATGCTGGAGGCGGGTCTGCCTTCCGGCTTGCCGGATGTTATCCTAATGGACTTGATGATGCCCGGCATGGACGGTATTGAGACGACCAGGCAATTGATTGTCGAATATCCGAATCTGAAGATTATTATGCTTACAAGCTTCCTGGAGGATGACAAAGTATACGGGGCAATTGAGGCGGGAGCGGTCAGCTATGTCCTGAAGACCGTATCGGCGGAGGAATTGATCTATGCGCTTCATGGGGCGGTCAAAGGCATGCCGGTTATGACGGCGGATGTGTCGCAGGCTCTGACAAGAGGCTTGCGACAGCGTACGGCCCAATCCGGAGACGAAGAACTGACGGAGCGGGAAAAGGAAGTGCTTTTGCTTATTGCGGAAGGACGCTCCAACAAAGAAATTGGCGAAGAGCTTCATATCAGCGTAAAAACCGTCAAAACCCATGTCAGCAATCTGCTGATGAAATGCGAGCTGGAGGACCGGACGCAGCTGGCGGTGCTCGCTCATCGCAAAGGCTGGGTGAAAAACACATAA
- a CDS encoding response regulator transcription factor, whose protein sequence is MRQHIMVVDDDEKITSLLRRSLAFEGYEVSTASNGMEGLRLLLTADPDMLILDVMMPQVDGWEVCRRVREGGSTVPILMLTAKDDISDRVKGLDAGADDYLIKPFALEELLARVRALLRRKSDKIDESSSNKIVFDDLALDLDSREAIRSGRRIELTAKEYDLLLLFMQNPRRVLTRDAIMEKIWGYDFSGESNVLEVYIAMLRQKLEEGGAKRIIQTVRGTGYVLRGEG, encoded by the coding sequence ATGAGACAACACATCATGGTAGTAGATGACGATGAAAAAATCACTTCTTTGCTTAGAAGAAGCCTTGCGTTTGAAGGTTATGAAGTATCAACGGCAAGCAACGGGATGGAAGGCCTGAGGCTTCTCTTAACAGCGGATCCGGACATGCTTATTCTCGATGTCATGATGCCGCAGGTGGATGGCTGGGAAGTATGCCGCCGCGTGCGGGAGGGCGGAAGCACCGTACCGATTCTTATGCTGACGGCTAAAGATGATATTTCGGACCGGGTTAAAGGACTGGATGCCGGCGCGGACGATTATTTGATCAAGCCTTTTGCGCTTGAAGAGCTTCTGGCTAGAGTGCGTGCTTTGCTGCGCCGCAAATCGGACAAGATTGACGAATCCAGCAGCAACAAGATTGTATTTGACGATCTGGCGTTGGATCTGGATTCCCGCGAAGCCATCCGTTCCGGCAGAAGAATCGAGCTGACCGCGAAGGAATACGATTTGCTGCTTTTATTTATGCAGAATCCGCGCCGCGTATTGACGAGAGATGCCATTATGGAGAAGATCTGGGGCTATGATTTCAGCGGCGAGTCCAATGTACTTGAAGTGTACATAGCAATGCTGCGCCAGAAGCTGGAGGAAGGCGGGGCCAAGCGGATTATTCAAACCGTACGCGGAACCGGCTATGTACTGCGGGGAGAGGGTTGA
- a CDS encoding YugN-like family protein produces MIPLSSSLEARQQAFTDSRDWLEQHQFSLGGNWDYTNGSFDRALDEENKVWLRLPFQVTNGSVVDVTADTNAVITFAQPYVLRHEYQEGNDPEASARVVGALFDQFQSPSDPDAHVDQKWVGKAKEVLKEVERLFPQ; encoded by the coding sequence ATGATTCCACTATCATCATCGCTGGAAGCCCGTCAGCAAGCATTTACCGATTCCAGGGACTGGCTGGAGCAGCATCAATTCTCGCTCGGGGGCAACTGGGATTATACAAACGGTTCCTTTGACCGGGCGTTAGACGAAGAGAATAAAGTATGGCTTCGTCTGCCGTTTCAAGTGACGAATGGCAGCGTAGTGGATGTAACTGCGGATACGAATGCCGTCATTACATTTGCCCAGCCCTATGTGCTGAGGCACGAATACCAGGAAGGCAATGATCCGGAGGCAAGCGCCCGCGTAGTAGGAGCGTTGTTTGACCAGTTTCAGTCACCTTCCGATCCGGATGCCCATGTCGATCAGAAGTGGGTAGGCAAGGCGAAGGAAGTTCTTAAAGAGGTCGAAAGATTGTTCCCCCAATAG
- a CDS encoding S1C family serine protease: MDDQNKKYDDFFQNRANGEDDNNPREEDNTASRAEGSEAPGKTSYYYSYGPFKSSAQDDDGASVPSRSNPQDYYTAASGENEPELEQPKVEVTPPVPMRPFTYNQQSGKSNWQNREPRKKSPIKGMFVSFLAGVVVVGGLMGGLMYASDTNNWFTSNSVFSSKQESAASTGSGSTASGSTSSNGGASVAAARPDNIASLFEKASPAVVKIETYVKPQTRSSSGGGSILDDPFFRQFFGEDAPDANQQQDNNNKNDDSNLQASGIGTGFFFESDGYILTNQHVVADSDKIEVTVQGYDKPFTAELLGSSFDLDLAVLKVTGDKAFPTLPLGSSDKINIGDWVVAIGNPYGFDHTVTVGVLSAKERPIDIQDTDGTREYKHLLQTDASINPGNSGGPLLNVNGEVVGINTAVSSQAQGIGFAIPTSTIQEVLDTLKNNKEVPKEPVPFIGAELGDVTDAIAKQLGMDKAQGSIVSNVYYNSPAYIADLKQFDVILGIDGKSFDGTQALIDEIKKRKVGDKAVLNIIRRGEKMDLQVEIGDKNKFNAE, from the coding sequence ATGGACGATCAGAACAAAAAATACGACGATTTCTTTCAGAATCGTGCTAATGGTGAAGATGACAACAACCCGCGCGAAGAAGACAACACGGCTTCAAGAGCCGAAGGATCGGAAGCTCCGGGTAAAACTTCCTACTATTATTCATACGGACCTTTCAAATCTTCCGCACAAGACGATGACGGAGCGAGCGTACCTTCCCGGTCTAATCCTCAGGATTACTACACGGCAGCATCCGGCGAGAACGAGCCTGAGCTGGAACAGCCAAAGGTCGAAGTTACACCTCCGGTGCCGATGAGACCCTTTACTTATAACCAGCAATCCGGCAAAAGCAATTGGCAGAACCGCGAACCGCGCAAGAAAAGCCCGATTAAAGGAATGTTTGTTTCTTTCCTCGCCGGCGTTGTGGTGGTTGGCGGCTTGATGGGCGGCCTGATGTATGCTTCGGATACAAACAATTGGTTTACTAGCAACTCGGTATTTTCCTCGAAGCAGGAAAGTGCAGCTAGCACGGGCTCGGGTTCAACGGCATCCGGTTCGACAAGCAGCAACGGCGGCGCGTCCGTGGCGGCTGCGAGACCGGATAACATTGCTTCGCTTTTCGAGAAAGCAAGCCCTGCGGTTGTAAAGATCGAGACGTATGTGAAGCCGCAAACACGCAGCAGCAGCGGCGGCGGCAGCATTTTGGACGATCCGTTCTTCCGTCAGTTCTTCGGTGAGGATGCACCGGACGCGAATCAGCAGCAGGACAATAACAACAAGAATGACGACAGCAATCTGCAAGCGTCGGGAATTGGTACAGGCTTCTTCTTTGAATCCGACGGTTACATTCTGACGAACCAGCACGTTGTTGCGGATTCCGATAAAATCGAAGTTACGGTACAAGGCTACGACAAGCCGTTTACGGCTGAGCTTTTGGGCTCCAGCTTCGATCTTGACCTTGCCGTACTGAAGGTTACAGGAGATAAAGCGTTCCCAACGCTGCCGCTTGGCAGCTCGGATAAGATCAACATCGGTGACTGGGTCGTTGCGATCGGCAACCCGTACGGATTTGACCATACCGTAACCGTAGGCGTGCTTAGCGCGAAGGAACGTCCAATTGATATTCAGGATACGGACGGTACACGCGAATACAAACACTTGCTCCAAACCGATGCTTCCATTAACCCCGGTAACTCCGGCGGTCCGCTTCTGAATGTTAATGGCGAGGTTGTTGGTATCAACACCGCAGTCAGCTCGCAGGCACAAGGCATTGGCTTTGCGATTCCGACAAGCACCATCCAGGAAGTTCTGGATACGCTCAAAAACAATAAGGAAGTACCGAAAGAGCCGGTTCCGTTCATCGGCGCAGAGCTTGGTGACGTAACGGATGCGATTGCGAAGCAGCTCGGAATGGATAAAGCACAAGGCTCGATTGTCAGCAACGTTTACTACAACTCTCCTGCCTACATCGCAGATTTGAAGCAATTCGACGTTATCTTAGGTATCGACGGCAAATCGTTTGATGGCACGCAGGCGCTTATTGACGAGATCAAAAAACGCAAGGTCGGCGATAAAGCCGTGCTGAACATTATCCGCAGAGGCGAGAAAATGGATCTGCAGGTCGAAATTGGCGACAAAAACAAATTTAACGCCGAGTAA
- the liaF gene encoding cell wall-active antibiotics response protein LiaF, producing MNGSFLNRLLSGLVIISVGVFFLLKQLGMIDYDISIGEIISNYWPVVLLWIGLHGLLAGRQGHGSGWWAGMMIILGFLFLGHNLEWFAWSFGDIISYAWPIIIILVGFNFLRRPRHRHQEPPQYEDEWKSYNAYTDYKGEVPSAPPLHPDPTKPGGTDERKEARSEGDSSAFNERNERSEPAGDYREEPLHRMRHHDMRQQFRRQIHEQKRHIREHKQQVREHIREHRQRAKHGSFEYWNHDPHAQSRSGFIGDIHIGQDYWELKPLNISHFIGDTIVDLTKAQIPFGETKICISSFIGDVKVYVPNDYEVGVQVVSSAFVGDVKILGQKEGGMFKSINIHSPYYEETDKKIKLVVSTFIGDVRVTKVG from the coding sequence TTGAATGGAAGCTTTCTAAACCGGCTGTTATCGGGTCTTGTCATCATTTCCGTTGGCGTATTCTTCTTGTTGAAACAACTGGGCATGATTGATTATGACATTAGTATTGGCGAGATTATCTCCAATTATTGGCCGGTCGTACTGCTCTGGATCGGTCTGCATGGACTGCTTGCCGGCCGTCAGGGTCACGGCTCGGGTTGGTGGGCGGGCATGATGATTATTCTCGGCTTTCTATTCCTGGGTCATAACCTGGAATGGTTCGCCTGGTCGTTCGGGGACATCATTTCCTATGCTTGGCCGATAATTATCATCCTGGTGGGCTTTAACTTCTTGCGCCGTCCGCGGCACCGCCACCAAGAGCCGCCGCAATATGAAGACGAGTGGAAGTCGTACAATGCTTATACCGATTACAAAGGCGAAGTACCGTCGGCTCCTCCGCTTCATCCGGACCCTACGAAACCGGGCGGCACGGATGAAAGGAAGGAAGCCCGCAGCGAAGGAGACTCTTCTGCCTTTAATGAAAGGAATGAACGCAGCGAACCGGCCGGGGATTATCGCGAAGAACCGCTTCATCGGATGAGACATCATGACATGAGACAGCAATTTCGCCGGCAGATTCACGAACAAAAGCGTCATATCCGAGAGCATAAGCAGCAAGTAAGGGAGCATATCCGCGAGCATCGTCAGCGGGCGAAGCATGGCTCTTTTGAATATTGGAACCACGATCCGCACGCGCAATCGAGATCGGGATTTATCGGAGATATTCATATCGGCCAGGATTACTGGGAGCTGAAGCCGCTTAATATCTCGCATTTTATCGGCGATACCATTGTAGATTTGACGAAAGCACAAATACCTTTCGGCGAGACGAAGATTTGCATCTCTTCCTTTATAGGGGACGTTAAAGTCTATGTGCCTAACGATTACGAGGTAGGCGTACAGGTCGTATCGAGTGCTTTCGTGGGCGACGTGAAGATTTTGGGCCAGAAGGAAGGCGGAATGTTCAAGAGCATCAACATTCATTCCCCTTACTATGAGGAGACGGATAAAAAAATCAAACTCGTCGTTAGCACGTTCATCGGCGATGTTCGTGTGACGAAGGTGGGATAG
- the thrS gene encoding threonine--tRNA ligase: MSIQVTFPDGAVREYAAGTTIEEVAGSISPGLRKNAIAGKINGKVVDVYSPIESDAAIEIVTVESADGLEVYRHSTAHLMAQAIKRLYGNANVKLGIGPVIEDGFYYDIDMEQSLTPEDLTKIEKEMQRIVNENLDIRRRVVSRDEALAIFTELDDNLKLELIRDLPEDSVITMYDQGEFFDLCRGPHLPSTGRIKAFKLLSVAGAYWRGDSKNKMLQRIYGTAFAKKAELDEHLHFLEEAKKRDHRKLGKELKMFTFSREVGQGLPLWLPNGAKVRRTLERYIVDLEERLGYEHVYTPVLANVELYKISGHWEHYSEDMFPVMALDNEELVLRPMNCPHHMMVYKSDMRSYRDLPVRIAEMGTMHRYEMSGALTGLHRVRAMTLNDAHIFCRPDQIKEEFARVVNLIRKVYEDFGIKEYRFRLSYRDPQDTEKYFQNDEMWEMSQRMLREVVEELGLPFFEAEGEAAFYGPKLDVQIKTALGKEETLSTAQLDFLLPDRFELEYIGEDGKKHRPVVIHRGIISTMERMTAFLLENFAGALPLWLSPVQAKVIPVSTAYEAYAREVEEKLQLAGIRVESDLRNEKLGYKIREAQLEKLPYMLVVGENEAQSGSVSVRKRGEGDIGAKPVAELVELLQNEIATKTI; encoded by the coding sequence ATGTCTATCCAAGTTACTTTTCCAGACGGCGCGGTTCGCGAATATGCGGCTGGAACAACAATCGAAGAAGTAGCCGGCTCGATTAGCCCGGGTCTACGCAAGAATGCAATCGCAGGTAAAATCAACGGCAAGGTCGTTGACGTGTACTCGCCAATCGAATCCGATGCGGCAATCGAGATCGTTACCGTTGAATCGGCCGACGGTCTTGAAGTGTACCGTCACAGTACGGCCCATCTGATGGCTCAAGCCATCAAACGCCTTTATGGCAACGCAAACGTGAAGCTTGGTATCGGTCCGGTGATCGAGGACGGCTTCTATTACGATATCGATATGGAACAGTCGCTGACTCCGGAAGACTTGACCAAGATCGAAAAAGAAATGCAGCGCATCGTTAACGAGAACCTCGACATTCGTCGCCGTGTTGTTAGCCGTGATGAAGCGCTCGCGATTTTCACCGAGCTTGACGACAACCTGAAGCTTGAACTGATCCGCGACCTGCCTGAGGATTCGGTTATTACGATGTATGACCAAGGCGAATTCTTTGACCTTTGCCGCGGACCGCATCTGCCATCCACTGGCCGAATCAAAGCCTTCAAACTTCTTAGCGTAGCGGGTGCTTACTGGCGCGGCGACTCGAAGAACAAGATGCTGCAGCGTATTTACGGAACAGCTTTCGCGAAGAAAGCCGAGCTGGACGAGCATCTGCACTTCCTGGAAGAAGCGAAGAAGCGCGACCACCGCAAGCTCGGCAAAGAGCTGAAAATGTTCACGTTCTCCCGCGAGGTTGGTCAAGGCCTGCCGCTGTGGCTGCCAAACGGTGCAAAGGTTCGCCGCACGCTGGAGCGTTATATCGTTGACCTCGAAGAGCGTCTTGGCTACGAGCATGTTTATACGCCGGTTCTTGCCAACGTGGAACTTTACAAAATCTCAGGTCACTGGGAGCATTACAGCGAAGACATGTTCCCAGTGATGGCGCTGGATAACGAAGAGCTTGTTCTTCGTCCGATGAACTGCCCGCATCACATGATGGTCTATAAGAGCGACATGAGAAGCTACCGCGATCTTCCGGTCCGTATTGCCGAGATGGGTACGATGCACCGCTATGAGATGTCCGGCGCTTTGACAGGCTTGCACCGCGTACGCGCGATGACGCTGAATGACGCGCATATCTTCTGCCGTCCGGATCAGATCAAAGAAGAATTCGCACGCGTTGTTAACCTGATCCGTAAAGTCTATGAGGACTTCGGCATCAAGGAATACCGTTTCCGCTTGTCGTACCGTGATCCGCAGGATACAGAGAAGTACTTCCAGAACGACGAGATGTGGGAAATGTCGCAGCGTATGCTGCGCGAGGTAGTCGAAGAGCTTGGCCTGCCATTCTTCGAGGCAGAAGGCGAAGCGGCGTTCTACGGTCCTAAGCTTGACGTTCAGATCAAGACAGCGCTTGGCAAAGAAGAGACTTTGTCGACTGCTCAGCTCGACTTCCTGCTGCCTGACCGTTTCGAGCTTGAATACATCGGAGAGGACGGCAAAAAGCATCGTCCGGTCGTTATTCACCGCGGGATCATCAGTACAATGGAACGGATGACCGCCTTCCTGCTCGAGAACTTTGCGGGCGCATTGCCGCTGTGGCTGTCGCCGGTTCAAGCTAAGGTTATTCCGGTATCCACTGCTTACGAAGCTTACGCGCGTGAAGTGGAAGAGAAGCTGCAACTGGCTGGTATCCGCGTAGAGAGCGATCTGCGCAACGAAAAGCTGGGCTACAAGATCCGTGAAGCACAGCTCGAGAAGCTGCCATACATGCTTGTTGTAGGCGAGAACGAAGCGCAATCGGGCTCCGTATCGGTACGTAAGCGCGGCGAAGGCGATATCGGCGCTAAGCCTGTAGCAGAGCTGGTAGAGCTGCTGCAAAATGAAATCGCGACTAAAACAATCTAA
- a CDS encoding 3D domain-containing protein: MVTSFFTCTKTISSLAIAAVLTGGVAAPSLAAAPAAKQEIHEGTKKNKDGNAAVEAIAEQALSTVQVVATGYTAGYESTGKRPGHPQYGITYSGVKVRRGQVSTVAADTRLFPIGTLLYIPGYGYGVVADTGSAIKGHRLDLYFETIKDVYKQWGKRTVDVQVLRKGNGKLSQSWLNQINRAVEAGKPIPQTYLES, encoded by the coding sequence ATGGTCACAAGCTTTTTTACTTGTACAAAAACAATTTCAAGCCTGGCGATAGCCGCCGTGCTGACAGGAGGAGTTGCTGCTCCAAGCCTTGCAGCGGCACCCGCAGCCAAGCAAGAAATTCATGAAGGAACAAAGAAGAACAAGGATGGCAATGCAGCGGTTGAAGCCATTGCAGAGCAGGCCCTATCAACCGTTCAGGTCGTAGCCACCGGTTATACGGCCGGTTATGAGTCAACCGGCAAGCGTCCGGGTCATCCCCAATACGGAATCACTTATTCCGGAGTAAAAGTCAGAAGGGGGCAAGTGTCGACCGTCGCGGCGGATACGAGGCTATTCCCGATTGGTACGCTGCTCTATATCCCGGGCTATGGCTACGGCGTAGTAGCGGATACCGGTTCGGCCATCAAAGGCCACAGGCTCGACTTATACTTTGAGACGATAAAAGATGTATATAAGCAGTGGGGGAAAAGAACGGTGGATGTCCAGGTGCTTCGCAAAGGCAACGGCAAGCTGTCCCAGTCCTGGCTTAACCAGATTAACCGCGCGGTAGAAGCCGGAAAACCGATCCCCCAGACCTATCTAGAGTCATGA
- a CDS encoding putative sporulation protein YtxC has translation MELFTVTLPSNMEQSAARLAALMAEYTTNDLHIAHIEEEAIQYTLLSDKEISCQAILPYFQLADHSQSVFQAASKALAEFIVTDMEPLILAAIIRRKYRNNHAIDAPVIEKYCHELLHGTEWDGLGTRFLDADRQRRKTKVADEIDRYLQENSVLHMDGLTSFRLLPYRTELAEIVDYALDEYVLDKQYQEFISLLKYFVGLQESKVPIVHLVHKGSHDFVLFNEKFQPFEPKPHSDKLVAEMLETEMNIEDMVISSLIAVSPKHIMIHTRQDDMQVIRTIETIFDNRVSVCTQCPACSPCFEGNGTIQPDSRIY, from the coding sequence ATGGAGCTGTTTACCGTAACGCTGCCTTCGAACATGGAGCAATCCGCTGCCCGTTTAGCGGCGTTGATGGCGGAATACACTACCAATGATCTACATATCGCACACATCGAAGAAGAAGCTATACAGTACACGCTGCTTTCCGATAAGGAAATTAGCTGCCAAGCGATCCTGCCGTATTTTCAGCTGGCTGACCATAGCCAATCGGTGTTTCAAGCCGCTTCCAAAGCGCTTGCCGAATTCATCGTAACCGATATGGAACCGCTCATACTGGCAGCCATCATTCGGAGAAAATACAGGAACAACCATGCCATCGATGCACCTGTCATCGAAAAATATTGCCACGAGCTGCTACATGGAACCGAATGGGACGGTCTCGGAACGAGATTTCTGGATGCGGACCGGCAGCGACGCAAAACGAAGGTAGCCGATGAGATTGACCGTTATCTGCAGGAGAACTCGGTTTTGCATATGGATGGATTAACGTCTTTCCGGCTGCTGCCCTACCGGACGGAACTAGCCGAAATTGTAGACTATGCTTTGGACGAATATGTGCTGGATAAACAGTACCAGGAGTTTATTTCGCTGCTGAAATATTTTGTGGGCTTACAGGAATCCAAGGTACCGATTGTCCATCTCGTGCATAAAGGGAGTCATGATTTTGTCCTTTTTAACGAGAAATTTCAGCCTTTTGAACCGAAGCCCCACTCGGACAAGTTAGTGGCCGAGATGCTGGAGACTGAGATGAATATCGAAGATATGGTCATCAGTTCGCTGATTGCCGTCTCGCCTAAGCATATTATGATTCACACGAGACAGGATGATATGCAGGTCATCCGGACGATCGAGACGATTTTTGACAACCGCGTATCGGTTTGCACCCAATGTCCGGCTTGCAGTCCATGCTTTGAAGGAAATGGAACAATCCAGCCTGATAGCCGCATCTATTGA
- a CDS encoding ammonium transporter gives MDVAELSRGLDTIWVVLTAAMILLMEGGFALLEAGFVRQKNAVSIIMKVFVDIVFGALVFYFFGFAIMYGKDIGGLFGTSGFMLNGDLTHINLNISHETYWLFQCAFVIAVISIVSGAVAERIHFRAYILLTIAMTGLIYPLSGHWVWAVNGWLGNLGMIDFAGSAAIHALGGFAALAATLFIGPRIGKFSPDGKVNIVSPSNLPLASVGAFILWFGWFGFNAGSTLSATNAAIGHIAITTMLSAASGGAICILFTMFRYRKADPPMVINGSLAGLVGITAGCAFVSDGAAIWIGSICGIAMVLVTEFMERKQIDDPVGAFAVHGISGSIGTLAVGLCAIPELTEGVGNGYYGLLYGGGWNLLGAQALGLVVIAIWGFGLTWAVLWLIRKVMPVRVSKDEELVGLDVGIHGVPAYSQENDFIDVDHITRK, from the coding sequence ATGGATGTAGCAGAACTGTCGAGAGGGCTGGATACCATATGGGTGGTCTTGACAGCAGCAATGATTTTGCTGATGGAAGGCGGATTTGCCCTGCTTGAGGCTGGATTTGTCCGGCAGAAGAATGCGGTTAGCATTATTATGAAGGTATTTGTCGACATTGTATTTGGTGCACTTGTCTTTTACTTCTTCGGTTTTGCCATCATGTATGGCAAAGACATCGGCGGCTTATTCGGCACATCCGGTTTCATGCTTAACGGAGATTTGACTCACATCAATCTAAATATTTCCCACGAAACCTACTGGCTGTTCCAATGCGCTTTTGTTATCGCCGTTATCTCCATTGTATCCGGAGCCGTTGCGGAACGGATCCATTTCCGGGCTTATATTTTGCTAACCATCGCCATGACCGGTCTGATCTACCCGTTGTCCGGACATTGGGTATGGGCGGTTAACGGCTGGTTAGGCAATCTTGGCATGATCGATTTTGCCGGATCTGCGGCAATCCACGCTCTTGGCGGATTCGCGGCGCTTGCCGCAACCTTGTTTATCGGTCCGCGGATCGGCAAATTTTCACCTGACGGCAAAGTAAACATCGTATCGCCCTCCAACCTGCCGCTCGCATCGGTTGGCGCTTTTATTCTCTGGTTCGGCTGGTTCGGCTTTAACGCCGGCAGTACGCTTAGCGCAACCAACGCGGCAATCGGGCACATTGCCATAACAACCATGTTGTCCGCGGCATCAGGCGGCGCAATCTGTATTTTGTTTACGATGTTCCGATACCGCAAAGCAGATCCGCCGATGGTTATTAACGGTTCTCTCGCCGGCCTTGTCGGGATTACGGCGGGCTGTGCCTTTGTATCTGACGGAGCTGCCATCTGGATCGGCTCTATTTGCGGGATCGCTATGGTTCTTGTTACGGAATTCATGGAACGCAAACAAATCGATGATCCGGTTGGAGCTTTCGCCGTGCATGGCATAAGCGGCAGCATTGGCACCCTGGCCGTTGGATTATGCGCGATTCCCGAGCTAACCGAAGGCGTTGGAAATGGCTACTACGGTTTGTTGTACGGAGGGGGCTGGAATCTGCTTGGAGCCCAAGCCCTTGGACTTGTCGTTATCGCTATTTGGGGCTTTGGCTTGACATGGGCTGTATTATGGCTGATCCGCAAAGTGATGCCTGTTCGCGTATCCAAAGACGAAGAGCTTGTGGGCCTTGATGTCGGGATCCATGGCGTCCCTGCATACAGCCAGGAAAATGACTTTATAGATGTAGACCACATCACAAGAAAGTAA